A part of Myxococcales bacterium genomic DNA contains:
- a CDS encoding ABC transporter ATP-binding protein: MHDFDLIKRLIADLRPYKYFLTLGLILYVPLTLLNVLQPVIIGWAVSYGMLNGSFEKIISFALLFLLVVGLLAIVEWGQGYFLQVVGQSLIKDLRQKAFKKVQHLQMGFLDNTPVGKIITRLTNDAESAAELFSMGAIQIVGDLLFLAGTFVMLFFVDLHLSFYSMMILPILFLGIYFFRNWTKRAFISVRGVLSNLNAYLQEYLSGIATVQGAGRLQDSAHEFKKFNQEYLVANRQAILLESAIYSFVDALSYCASAAVLWGAFNLKQDSVLAIGVVVAFLEALSRFFQPIRELSNRFAVFQSAMVSLDRIYQLLEWPEEDDEAQEHKAHFNSEIEFSQISFAYQNGKRVLHNVNLKIKKGEHIALVGRTGAGKSTIIKLLNRFYQLSEGKIFIDGKDLNHMSLRDVRTLISVVPQEVFLFQGTIKDNLSFAKKNVSDEEIWQALHTVQLEALIQKRGGLLAAVEVRGLNFSVGERQLLAFARALIANPPIIVLDEATASIDARTEWRLQKATKKLLEDRTALIIAHRLATVMDCDRIVVFDKGQIAEQGTHQQLIAKDGIYAHSLRLQK; encoded by the coding sequence ATGCATGATTTTGATCTGATAAAGAGATTGATTGCCGACCTTAGGCCTTATAAATATTTCCTTACTTTGGGTTTGATTCTCTATGTTCCATTGACGCTTTTAAATGTTTTGCAGCCGGTCATCATAGGTTGGGCTGTGAGCTATGGCATGCTCAATGGTTCATTTGAAAAAATTATTTCTTTTGCATTGCTTTTCTTGCTGGTAGTGGGACTTTTAGCAATTGTTGAGTGGGGACAGGGGTACTTCCTTCAAGTGGTCGGCCAAAGCTTAATTAAGGACTTGCGCCAAAAAGCCTTTAAGAAAGTTCAGCATTTGCAAATGGGCTTTCTAGATAATACTCCGGTGGGAAAAATAATTACCAGGCTTACCAACGATGCCGAGTCTGCTGCAGAATTATTTTCTATGGGTGCCATTCAAATTGTAGGAGATTTGCTATTTTTGGCTGGTACCTTTGTTATGTTGTTTTTTGTTGATTTACATCTGTCATTTTATTCGATGATGATTCTGCCGATTTTATTTTTAGGAATCTACTTTTTTCGCAACTGGACCAAGCGTGCCTTTATATCAGTGCGAGGAGTATTGTCGAATTTAAATGCTTATTTGCAAGAGTACTTATCGGGAATAGCTACAGTGCAGGGGGCGGGTAGACTTCAAGACAGCGCTCATGAATTTAAAAAATTCAATCAAGAGTATTTGGTGGCCAATCGTCAGGCAATTTTATTGGAGTCGGCTATTTATTCTTTTGTAGATGCTTTGAGTTATTGTGCAAGTGCCGCAGTTTTGTGGGGAGCCTTTAATCTCAAGCAAGATAGTGTTCTTGCCATCGGTGTGGTGGTAGCTTTTCTAGAAGCGCTTTCTCGCTTTTTTCAGCCAATTAGAGAGTTGTCTAATCGTTTTGCTGTGTTTCAGAGCGCAATGGTATCGCTTGATCGTATTTACCAATTGTTGGAGTGGCCTGAAGAGGATGATGAGGCCCAAGAACACAAAGCCCACTTTAACTCGGAGATTGAATTTTCTCAGATAAGTTTTGCCTATCAAAATGGTAAAAGAGTTTTGCATAATGTTAATTTAAAAATAAAAAAAGGTGAGCACATTGCTTTGGTTGGGCGCACTGGCGCAGGAAAATCCACCATCATAAAATTATTGAATCGCTTTTATCAGCTGAGTGAAGGTAAAATTTTTATCGATGGCAAAGATTTAAATCACATGTCTTTGAGAGACGTGCGCACACTTATTTCAGTGGTGCCCCAAGAAGTCTTTTTGTTTCAAGGCACCATTAAAGATAATCTCAGCTTTGCCAAAAAAAATGTGAGCGATGAAGAAATATGGCAAGCACTGCATACCGTGCAGCTTGAAGCATTAATTCAAAAACGAGGAGGGCTTTTGGCTGCAGTAGAAGTTCGGGGACTTAACTTTTCAGTAGGTGAGCGTCAACTCTTGGCGTTTGCTCGGGCGCTTATTGCTAATCCGCCCATTATAGTGCTGGATGAGGCGACTGCCAGTATCGATGCGCGTACCGAGTGGCGATTGCAAAAGGCAACCAAAAAACTTCTAGAGGATCGCACAGCGCTGATCATAGCTCATCGTTTGGCTACGGTTATGGATTGTGATCGAATAGTAGTTTTCGATAAAGGACAGATAGCAGAGCAGGGCACTCATCAGCAACTGATAGCCAAAGACGGCATTTACGCCCATTCTCTTCGTTTGCAAAAGTAA
- a CDS encoding transposase: MGRPPLLSERLKVAPDGQNLLLTLKSPWRNGTTTILLTPFELIERLVALIPYPRKNLIRYHGFFAPNAELREEIISGFVSHQGHDSKKPGRPNFAQLMARVFDIDVLFCPRCHSKMQLISLVTEPQAIKDILRSLKMGTAPPDREEPSMYSIVYENDGINLVDDISQIEFVD, encoded by the coding sequence ATGGGTCGTCCTCCCTTATTATCTGAGCGGCTAAAAGTAGCCCCCGATGGGCAAAATCTGTTGCTGACGCTCAAAAGCCCATGGCGTAATGGAACGACGACCATTTTATTAACGCCGTTTGAGCTAATAGAACGTTTGGTGGCACTCATTCCCTATCCGCGCAAGAATTTAATCAGATACCACGGTTTTTTTGCCCCAAACGCGGAATTGAGAGAAGAAATAATTTCAGGTTTTGTTTCCCATCAAGGCCACGATTCCAAAAAGCCCGGCCGTCCAAATTTTGCCCAATTGATGGCCAGGGTGTTCGACATAGACGTACTGTTTTGCCCTCGATGTCATTCTAAAATGCAACTGATCTCATTGGTAACCGAACCACAAGCGATCAAAGATATTTTGCGATCGCTTAAGATGGGCACCGCTCCGCCTGATAGAGAAGAGCCATCGATGTATTCGATTGTTTATGAAAACGATGGCATAAATCTTGTGGATGACATATCCCAGATTGAATTTGTAGATTAA
- a CDS encoding ABC transporter ATP-binding protein: MSKKNFSKEIFAYGIPMEHQPISFLKLLGPHKLKMFFGLLALVITNLLAVSLPSLINSGIELLKNSGERRVTILFSKWIFHDVLSVIACIIILALFGAVVRTLSRILIFDVGRMVERDLREEIIKHVSGLDDNFFSHFLVGDILNHLTSDVNNIRMMAGFVLLSIFNMLIVFIFSVPLLFKIDMILALCALLPFPLVMFATRRLTRRVFEATKNYQACLGAVVNRVQENLSGAHLIRLFHQQDAEAQRFYTTNNDAYEAGVRLAKLRNLMLPTMRLMIGFAIALVLFVGGNMIFMGHLGVGDLVEVNARILQLTWPAMSLGFVISIMSRGKASIVRINEILKSRPIIIDGSDEISAIHQIHVSNLKLNKENKIPLNFKLHAGEMLGVVGPSGSYKTSLLKMLYRRVVVDPGKIFYNQHDIINLQLNSISKNICVVAQEPFLFHRSIRDNINFFAPHASEEDLVKVIAQVSLDKDIKNFSQGLDTVIGERGVTLSGGQRQRVALARALLANKSLLILDDALSAVDAQTEEHILSSIKETLKDRVVIVATHRLSAIKDAQQILVLDAGDVVARGNHQQLLESNILYQELWGERYA, translated from the coding sequence ATGTCTAAAAAAAATTTTTCTAAAGAAATTTTTGCTTACGGTATCCCCATGGAGCATCAGCCAATTAGTTTTTTAAAATTGCTTGGGCCGCATAAATTAAAAATGTTTTTTGGGCTGTTAGCGCTTGTTATTACCAATCTTCTAGCAGTGAGTCTGCCGTCGCTCATCAATAGTGGCATTGAATTGCTTAAAAATAGCGGAGAAAGAAGAGTAACAATTTTATTTTCCAAGTGGATATTTCACGATGTTCTTAGTGTTATCGCTTGTATAATAATTTTGGCGCTCTTTGGAGCAGTTGTCAGAACCTTAAGTCGTATCCTTATTTTTGATGTTGGTCGCATGGTAGAGCGAGACCTTCGTGAAGAAATTATCAAGCATGTTAGCGGGCTTGACGATAATTTTTTTTCTCACTTTTTGGTTGGCGATATACTCAATCATCTTACCAGTGACGTTAATAATATTAGAATGATGGCAGGCTTTGTGCTGCTCAGCATTTTTAACATGCTCATAGTTTTTATTTTTAGTGTGCCACTTTTATTCAAAATTGATATGATTTTGGCCCTGTGTGCCTTATTGCCTTTTCCTCTGGTAATGTTTGCTACCAGACGACTGACCAGACGAGTATTTGAGGCAACCAAAAATTATCAAGCATGTCTTGGTGCGGTAGTAAATCGTGTGCAAGAAAATTTGAGCGGAGCGCATCTTATACGTCTTTTCCATCAACAAGATGCTGAAGCACAGCGTTTTTATACAACAAATAACGATGCCTACGAGGCTGGGGTTAGACTTGCTAAGCTGAGAAATTTAATGTTGCCAACTATGCGATTGATGATCGGTTTTGCTATTGCTCTGGTATTGTTTGTCGGTGGAAATATGATTTTTATGGGACATCTTGGCGTAGGTGATTTGGTAGAAGTTAATGCGCGAATATTACAGCTTACCTGGCCTGCTATGTCTTTAGGTTTTGTTATTTCTATCATGAGCCGAGGCAAAGCCAGTATTGTGCGAATCAACGAAATTCTTAAATCTCGACCCATCATTATTGACGGTTCTGATGAGATAAGTGCCATACATCAAATTCATGTCTCCAACTTAAAATTGAACAAGGAAAATAAAATACCACTCAACTTTAAGCTTCATGCAGGTGAGATGCTAGGTGTTGTTGGGCCGAGTGGCTCTTATAAAACAAGTTTACTTAAAATGCTTTATCGAAGAGTAGTGGTCGATCCTGGGAAAATATTTTATAACCAGCACGACATAATAAATTTGCAGTTAAATTCGATTAGCAAAAATATTTGTGTGGTGGCTCAGGAGCCTTTTTTATTTCATCGAAGCATTAGAGATAATATAAATTTTTTTGCTCCACATGCTTCCGAAGAAGATTTGGTTAAAGTTATTGCGCAGGTCAGTCTTGATAAAGATATAAAAAATTTTAGCCAAGGTTTGGATACCGTCATTGGGGAGCGTGGCGTGACTTTATCTGGGGGCCAGCGACAGCGGGTAGCATTAGCGAGGGCTCTTCTTGCCAATAAATCGCTGTTAATTCTTGACGATGCTCTCTCAGCTGTCGATGCGCAGACAGAAGAGCATATTCTCTCGAGTATAAAAGAAACATTAAAAGATAGAGTGGTGATTGTGGCAACCCATCGTTTGAGTGCAATAAAAGATGCTCAACAAATTTTGGTTTTAGATGCAGGGGATGTGGTGGCTCGGGGAAATCACCAACAATTATTGGAATCAAATATTTTATATCAAGAACTATGGGGAGAAAGGTATGCATGA
- a CDS encoding IS5 family transposase, whose translation MKTFLKGNIMSCLYETCLSDCAWEVIEPLFPANAKRGRRRVYSFRSIVDAIFYVLKNGCVWRCLPNDFPPHGIVYHYFRTWSVSGLWAVLNCILVAIVRTCAGRDASPSLVSIDSQSQTAEPGVDERGLDGGKKINGRKRHIVVDTMGLMLLCICTAANVSDRVAGEELVTELNKREKFPRLAKILGDNAYKNLSSGLRVGVSTETAERLKGQKGFVPQIFRWAVERTFAWLNRNRRLVRNYEKNTKHQESMNYIANARLCIRRLENWLTT comes from the coding sequence GTGAAAACCTTTTTGAAAGGAAATATCATGTCGTGCTTGTATGAGACCTGTTTGTCAGATTGTGCCTGGGAAGTGATTGAGCCACTTTTTCCTGCTAACGCCAAACGAGGCAGACGTCGTGTCTATAGCTTTCGGAGCATAGTTGATGCCATATTCTATGTTTTAAAGAACGGCTGTGTGTGGCGTTGTTTACCCAATGACTTTCCTCCTCACGGTATTGTCTATCACTATTTTCGCACCTGGTCTGTTTCTGGTTTGTGGGCGGTCTTAAACTGCATTCTCGTGGCAATAGTCAGAACCTGTGCTGGCAGAGATGCAAGCCCCTCACTTGTTTCCATCGACTCCCAATCACAGACAGCGGAACCAGGAGTAGATGAGCGTGGTTTGGATGGGGGAAAGAAGATTAATGGAAGAAAGCGCCACATCGTTGTTGATACGATGGGATTGATGCTCCTATGCATTTGTACCGCAGCAAATGTATCTGATAGGGTTGCCGGCGAGGAATTGGTTACTGAGCTCAATAAGCGCGAGAAGTTTCCCAGATTAGCGAAGATTCTTGGAGATAACGCATATAAGAATTTGTCTTCAGGCTTGAGAGTAGGCGTAAGCACAGAAACTGCGGAACGTTTAAAAGGGCAAAAGGGGTTTGTACCACAAATATTTCGTTGGGCCGTAGAACGAACTTTTGCTTGGCTGAATCGAAATAGGCGTCTGGTGCGTAACTATGAGAAGAATACAAAGCATCAGGAATCAATGAACTACATCGCTAATGCAAGATTATGTATCAGACGATTGGAAAATTGGCTTACCACCTGA